The following are encoded together in the Triticum dicoccoides isolate Atlit2015 ecotype Zavitan chromosome 6B, WEW_v2.0, whole genome shotgun sequence genome:
- the LOC119321774 gene encoding uncharacterized protein LOC119321774, whose translation MATLADRRAVGRNEPDSEVLSRAMDARDSVFYVMMHRKDDRVSSCGTSFAIKKRLDGRCVLCTAEHAINFKDSTDKIIVRRMLYGEHPRVEDLEARLLLSNKRADLALLEVLTPTPSVEPLTFAPISFVPKDGTTIAVGYCSPEDAAGPPRAPSVSPGKLLSKPKDTVNIGARATVSCVAVHGMSGSPVISKYGVMGVLIRGVVDEASRTVRTTTVCSETLGLVLAKWLGLPLIHKKSLKEMIAMI comes from the exons ATGGCAACCTTAGCAGATCGGAGGGCCGTTGGGAGAAATGAACCAGATAGTGAGGTTCTCTCACGAGCGATGGACGCTAGGGACAGTGTTTTCTACGTCATGATGCATAGAAAGGACGATCGGGTTTCCAGTTGTGGCACAAGTTTTGCCATCAAGAAGCGACTAGATGGCCGATGTGTCCTTTGCACAGCTGAACATGCAATAAATTTCAAGGACAGCACCGATAAGATAATCGTTCGTAGGATGTTGTACGGAGAGCATCCAAGAGTGGAAGATCTAGAGGCCCGCTTGTTGCTCTCTAACAAACGTGCAGATCTTGCGCTCTTAGAAGTTCTGACGCCAACTCCAAGTGTTGAGCCTCTGACGTTTGCTCCTATCAGTTTTGTGCCAAAGGATGGCACAACAATAGCTGTTGGTTATTGCAGCCCAGAGGATGCTGCAGGCCCCCCTAGGGCCCCGTCAGTTTCTCCAGGAAAGCTGCT GTCAAAACCAAAAGACACTGTAAACATTGGCGCACGAGCTACAGTGAGTTGTGTCGCTGTACATGGCATGTCAGGCTCCCCCGTCATTAGCAAGTATGGCGTGATGGGGGTACTCATTCGCGGAGTGGTCGACGAAGCCAGCCGGACCGTGAGGACGACCACAGTTTGTAGCGAGACTCTTGGCCTAGTACTCGCAAAATGGTTGGGGTTACCATTAATT CATAAAAAGTCACTAAAGGAGATGATTGCCATGATTTGA